The Nesterenkonia xinjiangensis genome contains a region encoding:
- a CDS encoding HpcH/HpaI aldolase family protein, which translates to MPIHLSPTLRERLTDSDRPLVGGWVCSGSPVMAEVMAGGGLDVLLLDMEHAPNGLESILAQLHAVSGYPVTPIVRVPSADAVTIKQVLDLGAQNILVPMVSTAEEAREVAAAAQYPPAGRRGIGSALARSGRWSRVPDYLARGAEHVSVFVQIETVEGVENAEDIAAVDGIDGIFLGPSDLSASMGLLGQQTHPDVVAAVERSFAAGRAAGVPVGVNAFDPDVARGYVAAGADWILVGADVSLAARGAERLAAEFIPQPPAGA; encoded by the coding sequence ATGCCGATTCATCTGAGCCCCACCCTGCGCGAACGGCTCACCGACTCCGATCGCCCCCTGGTGGGGGGCTGGGTCTGCTCCGGATCGCCGGTGATGGCGGAGGTCATGGCCGGCGGCGGGCTGGACGTGCTGCTGCTGGACATGGAGCACGCCCCCAACGGCCTGGAGTCGATCCTCGCCCAGCTGCACGCGGTCTCCGGATACCCCGTCACCCCGATCGTGCGCGTCCCGTCAGCGGATGCGGTCACCATCAAACAGGTGCTCGACCTCGGGGCCCAGAACATCCTGGTCCCGATGGTCTCCACCGCCGAGGAGGCCCGCGAGGTCGCCGCCGCCGCGCAGTACCCCCCGGCGGGCCGACGCGGGATCGGCAGCGCCTTGGCCCGCTCCGGCCGATGGAGCCGGGTTCCCGACTATCTGGCCCGCGGTGCCGAGCACGTCTCGGTGTTCGTCCAGATCGAGACCGTCGAGGGTGTGGAGAACGCCGAGGACATCGCCGCTGTGGACGGCATCGACGGCATCTTCCTGGGACCCTCCGATCTGTCCGCCTCCATGGGGCTGCTCGGCCAGCAGACCCACCCGGACGTCGTCGCCGCCGTCGAGCGGTCCTTCGCCGCCGGACGCGCCGCCGGAGTGCCGGTCGGTGTCAACGCCTTCGACCCGGACGTCGCCAGGGGCTACGTGGCCGCGGGCGCCGACTGGATCCTGGTGGGCGCCGACGTCTCCCTGGCCGCCCGCGGCGCCGAGCGCCTCGCCGCCGAGTTCATCCCCCAGCCACCCGCAGGAGCATGA
- a CDS encoding fumarylacetoacetate hydrolase family protein: MLTETQIGQIADELAAAERDRSMVPLLTARHPEMTVEDSYAVQNEWRRRGIEAGRRPAGHKIGLTSKVMQVATGITEPDYGTIFADMVHETGAVLEHGSFTGVRVEVELAFVLGRELSGRDLTGRETTIFDVLDATDYVVPALEVLSSRIEMEGRSIVDTISDNAAMGAMVYGGRPVRPHDVDLRWVSALLYRNETIEESGVAAAVLGHPARGVAWLADRLAGHGDRLEAGEIILAGSFTRPMWVHPGDTVHCDYGELGAVTCRFI; this comes from the coding sequence ATGCTCACTGAGACCCAGATCGGACAGATCGCCGACGAGCTGGCAGCCGCTGAGCGGGACCGTTCCATGGTTCCGCTGCTGACCGCCCGTCACCCGGAGATGACCGTGGAGGACTCTTACGCGGTGCAGAACGAGTGGCGACGCCGAGGCATCGAGGCCGGCCGCCGCCCGGCCGGCCACAAGATCGGTCTGACCTCGAAGGTCATGCAGGTCGCCACCGGCATCACGGAGCCCGACTACGGCACCATCTTCGCCGACATGGTCCATGAGACCGGTGCGGTGCTGGAGCACGGCTCCTTCACCGGAGTGCGAGTGGAGGTGGAGCTGGCCTTCGTCCTGGGCCGGGAGCTGTCCGGCAGGGATCTCACCGGCCGAGAGACCACGATCTTCGACGTCCTGGACGCCACCGACTACGTGGTGCCCGCCCTCGAGGTCCTCTCCAGCCGCATCGAGATGGAGGGACGAAGCATCGTGGACACCATCAGTGACAACGCCGCGATGGGTGCCATGGTCTACGGCGGTCGGCCGGTGCGGCCCCACGACGTCGACCTCCGCTGGGTCTCCGCGCTGCTGTACCGCAACGAGACCATCGAGGAGTCCGGGGTGGCCGCCGCCGTGCTGGGCCACCCCGCCCGCGGGGTCGCCTGGCTGGCCGACCGGCTCGCCGGACACGGGGACCGGCTCGAGGCCGGAGAGATCATCCTCGCCGGATCCTTCACCCGGCCCATGTGGGTCCACCCCGGAGACACCGTCCACTGTGACTACGGAGAACTGGGAGCTGTGACATGCCGATTCATCTGA
- the hpaD gene encoding 3,4-dihydroxyphenylacetate 2,3-dioxygenase: MTDTNPNPLPTPSTPPPDILRCASMELVVTDLQRSRDFYVDVLDLVVTEEDEDAIYLRSMEEFIHHNLILRKGDEAAVAAFSYRVRSPEDLDRAEAFYRELGCPVKRNSEGFVKGLGDSVRVQDPLGFPYEFFHEVEHVERLAWRYDLYSPGALVRIDHFNQVTPDVPRAVGYMETLGFRVTEDIQDDAGTTYAAWMRRKPTVHDTAMTGGAGPRMHHVAFATHEKHNILAICDKLGALRLSDHIERGPGRHGVSNAFYLYLRDPDGHRIEVYTQDYYTGDPDNPRVTWDVHDNQRRDWWGNPVVPSWYTEASTVLDLEGRPVPTAERTDDSEMAVTIGADGFSYTRADEGAESMPTWKQGEYKLGHQL, encoded by the coding sequence ATGACAGACACGAACCCGAACCCCCTCCCGACCCCCTCCACTCCGCCGCCGGACATCCTGCGGTGCGCCTCCATGGAGCTGGTGGTCACCGATCTGCAGCGCTCCCGTGACTTCTACGTGGACGTGTTGGACCTGGTGGTCACCGAGGAGGACGAGGACGCCATCTACCTGCGCTCCATGGAGGAGTTCATCCATCACAACCTGATCCTCCGGAAGGGGGACGAGGCCGCCGTCGCCGCCTTCTCCTACCGGGTGCGCAGTCCGGAGGACCTGGACCGCGCCGAGGCCTTCTACCGGGAGCTGGGCTGCCCGGTGAAGCGGAACTCCGAGGGCTTCGTCAAGGGACTCGGCGACTCGGTCCGAGTGCAGGACCCGCTGGGCTTCCCCTACGAGTTCTTCCACGAGGTGGAACATGTGGAGCGGCTCGCCTGGCGCTATGACCTCTACTCCCCCGGCGCGCTGGTGCGCATCGACCATTTCAACCAGGTCACCCCGGACGTGCCGCGAGCCGTGGGATACATGGAGACCCTCGGCTTCCGCGTCACCGAGGACATCCAGGACGACGCCGGCACCACCTACGCCGCCTGGATGCGCCGCAAGCCCACAGTGCATGACACCGCCATGACCGGCGGCGCCGGGCCCCGGATGCACCATGTCGCCTTCGCCACCCATGAGAAGCACAACATCCTGGCCATCTGCGACAAGCTGGGTGCGCTGCGGCTCTCCGACCACATCGAGCGCGGCCCCGGCCGGCACGGGGTCTCCAACGCCTTCTACCTCTACCTGCGCGACCCGGACGGGCACCGCATCGAGGTCTACACCCAGGACTACTACACCGGCGACCCGGACAACCCGCGCGTCACCTGGGACGTCCACGACAACCAGCGCCGCGACTGGTGGGGCAACCCGGTGGTCCCCTCCTGGTACACCGAGGCCTCCACGGTGCTGGACCTCGAGGGACGCCCGGTGCCCACCGCCGAACGCACCGACGACTCCGAGATGGCTGTGACCATCGGAGCCGACGGATTCTCCTACACCCGGGCGGACGAGGGCGCGGAGTCGATGCCCACCTGGAAGCAGGGCGAGTACAAGCTGGGCCACCAGCTCTAG
- a CDS encoding FAD-binding monooxygenase: protein MQFHHHGYVSTDPRIRPAAGIGLDRPEDLPDEMDVLIVGTGPAGMIAAAQLSMFPEVHTRIIERRPHRLQVGQADGIQARSVETFQAFGFAEELSCEAYHITEMAFWKPDTEHPEHIARAAQPVDDPQDVSEFPHLIVNQARILDHFGAFMERSPSRMRPDYGIEFLDLTVEDSGEHPVAVRVRHTSGPREGEERVIRAKYVLGADGARSRVRASIGRSLDGDQANHAWGVMDVLARTDFPDIRLKCAIQSHSGGSILLIPREGGHLFRMYVDLGEVTPERKARIRETTVEEIAQKANAILHPYTLQVRNVAWHSVYEVGHRLTDKFDDVDDGASGSHTPRVFIAGDACHTHSAKAGQGMNVSMQDGFNLGWKLGHVLSGRSPEDLLRTYSAERQVIAQNLIDFDREWSTMMAKRPEDFSDPSELEDFYVKTAEFPAGFMTQYEPSMVIGTDEHQGLAEGFPVGKRFKSSRVVRVCDTNPLHLGHQAEADGRWRIYAFADRPAAGQPSALTDWAQWMAESPDSPVVRCTPEGEDVDALVDVKVVYQQRHTEFEVTDAPRIFLPEVGPFRLLQYEKVFAVLDDEDIFEARGISREGAVVVVRPDQYVAQVLPLTDTSGLAEFFAQNTLDARMRERA, encoded by the coding sequence ATGCAGTTTCACCACCACGGTTACGTCTCCACGGATCCGCGCATCCGCCCCGCCGCCGGGATCGGTCTGGACCGTCCCGAGGATCTCCCTGACGAGATGGACGTGCTCATCGTGGGCACCGGCCCGGCAGGAATGATCGCAGCCGCCCAGCTGTCCATGTTCCCGGAGGTCCACACCCGGATCATCGAGCGCCGCCCCCACCGGCTTCAGGTCGGTCAGGCCGACGGCATCCAGGCCCGCAGCGTGGAGACCTTCCAGGCCTTCGGCTTCGCCGAGGAGCTCTCCTGCGAGGCCTATCACATCACCGAGATGGCGTTCTGGAAGCCGGACACCGAGCACCCGGAGCACATCGCGCGCGCCGCCCAGCCGGTGGACGATCCGCAGGACGTCAGCGAGTTCCCGCATCTGATCGTCAACCAGGCGCGCATCCTGGACCACTTCGGCGCTTTCATGGAGCGTTCACCAAGCCGGATGCGCCCGGACTACGGGATCGAGTTCCTGGACCTCACTGTGGAGGACTCCGGGGAGCACCCGGTGGCCGTGCGGGTCAGACACACCTCCGGCCCGCGGGAAGGCGAAGAACGCGTGATCCGTGCGAAGTACGTGCTGGGAGCCGACGGCGCCCGCAGCCGGGTGCGCGCCTCGATCGGGCGCAGCCTCGACGGCGACCAGGCCAACCACGCCTGGGGTGTGATGGACGTGCTGGCCCGCACGGACTTCCCCGACATCCGGCTCAAATGCGCCATCCAGTCCCACTCCGGGGGCAGCATCCTGCTGATCCCGCGGGAAGGCGGCCACCTGTTCCGCATGTATGTGGACCTCGGCGAGGTCACCCCTGAGCGCAAGGCGCGCATCCGGGAGACCACGGTGGAGGAGATCGCGCAGAAGGCCAATGCGATCCTGCACCCCTACACGCTTCAGGTGCGCAATGTGGCCTGGCACAGCGTCTATGAGGTGGGCCACCGGCTGACAGACAAGTTCGACGACGTCGATGACGGGGCGAGCGGCTCGCACACCCCGCGGGTGTTCATCGCCGGAGACGCCTGCCACACCCACTCCGCCAAGGCCGGGCAGGGCATGAACGTGTCCATGCAGGACGGCTTCAACCTGGGCTGGAAGCTGGGGCATGTGCTCTCCGGGCGCAGTCCGGAGGACCTGCTGCGCACCTACTCGGCCGAGCGCCAGGTGATCGCGCAGAATCTGATCGACTTCGACCGCGAGTGGTCCACGATGATGGCCAAGCGGCCGGAAGACTTCAGCGACCCCTCCGAGCTGGAGGACTTCTACGTCAAGACCGCGGAGTTCCCGGCCGGCTTCATGACCCAGTACGAACCCTCGATGGTCATCGGCACCGACGAGCATCAGGGGCTGGCCGAGGGTTTCCCGGTGGGCAAGCGGTTCAAATCTTCCCGAGTGGTGCGGGTCTGCGACACCAATCCGCTGCACCTGGGCCACCAGGCCGAAGCGGACGGCCGCTGGCGGATATACGCCTTCGCCGACCGCCCGGCCGCCGGACAGCCCTCCGCGCTGACCGACTGGGCGCAGTGGATGGCCGAGTCCCCGGACTCCCCGGTGGTGCGCTGCACTCCCGAGGGTGAGGACGTCGATGCGCTCGTCGACGTCAAGGTCGTCTACCAGCAGCGGCACACCGAGTTCGAGGTCACCGACGCCCCGCGGATCTTCCTGCCGGAGGTGGGGCCCTTCCGGCTGCTGCAGTACGAGAAGGTCTTCGCCGTGCTCGATGACGAGGACATCTTCGAGGCCCGCGGCATCTCCCGGGAGGGCGCCGTCGTCGTGGTCCGTCCGGACCAGTACGTGGCGCAGGTCCTGCCGCTGACCGACACCTCAGGGCTGGCGGAGTTCTTCGCGCAGAACACCCTGGACGCGCGGATGCGGGAGCGCGCCTGA